In Salarias fasciatus chromosome 4, fSalaFa1.1, whole genome shotgun sequence, the DNA window tccttgaATTGCATTGActtgaatttaatttaattgaattgaatcgaATCGAATTGAATCGAATCGAATTGAACTGAATCGAGTTGGTAGCTATTGAGACCTGATGAATCATCATGGTCATGGACTTTGATCAAAGAGTGGCAGCAGACCCAGCTATTTTATCACTTGCGAGTTTGCGTCCGTAGCGAACACTGCTCTTCCTGTATCGGCTCCATTACTGAGACCATTTTCTCCAACTATCGGCTTTTCTAACGTTGCGTTAGACAAACCTTTTAATCCAGGCTTCTCAGATTTCAAAACACACCAGTGTTTGAATTCTCGAGCCATGGCTGCACCGGCATCGTCGTGTGTACTTCAAAATGTCCCTCACGCGACATTGGGACAAGGTTTCATATTCGAGTCTCTTCTGGGGCAGGGAACCTTCGGGAGGGTGGTGAAATGCCTGAGGAAGAGCGACTTAACGCCTGTCGAggtcaaaatgttgaagagGGAGCCAAACATCATTTGGGGAGCTGCAGTAGAGGTAGGAAATACCAGAGTTTGAGTTCTACTCAATGATCAGTCGATTTAAATCAAAATTGCTGTAGGAAATAAGAGCCGACACGACATGATGGAATTCATGTGTTTTAATTCTGTACCCTCAGATCAGTATGCTGGAAAGACTGAGAGCACTCGACCCAGACAAATGCAACTTGGTGCGGTGGTACGAGGCGTTCCAGAGCGCGCACCACATCTGCCTGGCATTCGAGTGCCTGGACGAAAGTCTCTGGGACTTTATGGAGGAAAGACGGTTCAGGCCCCTCCGTCTCGAGGTCATCAGACCCCTAATCCAACAGGTATGCACAGATTCACTCGTCTACACTTTAACAATACACTGATGAAATATTCTTCATGTTAAATTGTCACGATACCGTGTCTTCACAGGTCGCCACAGCACTGCACCACCTCAGCAGTCTCAACATCATCCATGGCGACCTGAAGCCCCACAACCTGGTGCTGGTGGACCAGAGACGGCAGCCTAACCGAGTCAAAGTCATTGACTTTGGCTTGGCCCATAAACTGTCCAATGCCAGGCAAGGTGTCTGCATCCAAACACTGCAGTTCAGGTGAGTCTCTGCTCCATTGGTGGTGAACTTTTCAGAGTCGCTGAAGCTGTGATTGCGGGGAGTTAATCTATTCTCGTTTGTTTGATTTCTCTCAGGGCTCCTGAGATCATGCTGGTGCTTCCGTACAGCTTCACTGCTGACATCTGGTCCTTGGGCTGCATTGCTGCGTTCCTGTACATTGGACGACCGCTTTACGACGGCCTGACCGAGTACGACTTGGTAATTTTGACCCCctttttttaccttttaaacaCAATCTTCATGGTATTTTTAACATAGAAAATCTAAGGGAAAAAAAGTGGACTTCTTATGCAATGTTCCTCTGTATTTCCAGCTGAAATGCATCGTGGAGACGCAGGGACTGCCGCCAGACTCGCTGCTGGACAGGGGACTGAAGACTACAAGTTTTTTCGTAAAGGACAGCTACTCCTACAAAACCTCCTGGAGGCTGAAGGTGTGTCACATTTCCATTGCCGTGATTCATCTTGTGCGTGATTTTCTTTCCCACTATTGCATTAATCACTCTGTTCGTGTCTTGCTGTCTGTTCAGAACCTCAACGAGTTCTTGCGCGAGCAGGCCCGTCCGTTTGAAAGCAGAGGAATGGCAGCATTATCCTCCCTGGACGACATTCTGCGGGTAAGGGTTCTTTATGCATCACTATAATAGACCGTGAGGGTGAAGTTGTTGCTGCAGGATGCAGGTCACAGAAGATACAGAAACTGAATTGTTCTTGCTTCACATTCCAGCTCAGAGACATTTTACCCGGCGGCCTGATCGATATTGAGTCTAGCTGTGACCAAATAGACGACGCCAACATGTTTGTTGACATGCTGAAAGGCCTGCTTCACCTGGATGGTGAGCAGCGGCTGACCGCCAGCCAGGTGGTGCAGCATCAGTTCGTCTCTTTGAGCCACTTTTCAGCAGAATCTCCCAGCTCCTAGTAAGTAAATGCTGTCCTCTTAAAGCAGTGAGTGTTTTCACTGCCTTGAAACAAAATTATGTCAACATTAATTTTCCTCTTACATGGTAAATGAATGTGGCTAATAGAAGGATTAATTTCACTCTCAGTGCCACATTTTGCTTGAAAATAATGGAGGCCTGCTGTCAGAAAgctgacaaacaaaacagtgcGGCTCAGTCGACCTCCCAGCCACGACAGCCAGATAGCACCTCCAGTGACCACCAGGGTGTCCAACCCACCTCATCCTCACCAAGGAAGAGGAAGGTCCCTGCGGACTTTGACCACCACGAGAGGCCAGAGAAAAGAGCCAGGTACAGATGAATACATGGCAGCAGGCAAAAAACTCATGTAAACGTTGCCTCTTTAGAACCCGTCAATATTAGAGCAAATTCATAATTCATCAGTTTGAATTGTCCGATCAGTTTGAGCTCTGTTAAAGCAACATTTGACTTAATTTACTCTTCATATAATTACAGGAACCACAGTGCGGCTCAGTCGACGTCACAGAGCAACCAGCCTGATAGCACCTCCACTGACCACCAGGGTGTCACACCTCCTTCATCCTCACCAGGGAAGAGGAAGGTCCCTGAGGACTTTGACAGGCAGGACAGGGCAGAGAAAAGAGCCAGGTAGAGTTGAATACATGGCAACAGTCAAAAACCTCATATAAACGTTGCCTTTTTAGAACCTGGCAATAAGAGCAAATTCATAATTCCTTCAATTTGAATTGTTGGATCACTTTGAGCTTTGTTTTTGAGACATTTGACTTCATCTCCTCTTCATATCATTACAGGAAACACAGTGCGACCAGCCTGATTCCACCTCCACTGACCAACAGGGTATCAAAATCCCCATAAAACTGCCTGGAAAGGGGAAGGCCCAATAGGACTTTGacagccaggaggaggaagagacaaGAGCCAGGTAGAGTTGAATACATGGCAGTAGTCAAAAAACTCTATGCAGTGTTGCTTCTGGATAATCTGTCAAACATAACAACTAATAGCTATGTTGATTTTTCAGAATTCATTTGTTTCAAATTGTCGATTCACTGCGAGCCCTGTTTTTGCAACATTTGACTTTATTTACTCTTCATGTAATTCCAGGGGGGCAGAGCAGTCCAGTCAGTCTGCTGGAGAAGCCAGGCTGAGGGGgggctccacctgctgctgctgggggtcatGCAGGGGGACACACCAGACAACTTCAACATTCCTGACTTCAAGACAAGCTGGCTGCGCTTCTAAAGAACCTGCCCATAGCAGGAATTTTAATAgatgtaaatatgtaaatatgtaaatatgtaGAATAAACCTGTGTTtgtctttaaacacatttctgtgtcTCGGTCGTGATTTGCGATGAAAAGTAAAGATGGGATGTTCTTCAAGATGggagtgaataaaaatgaaaagacctCGGATAAAAGAGGAAGTGTAGATGCAAACCTGTGCAAACATATTATACAATATACTGACCTGTAAATCGCAGATAAATGAGCCACTATGAAGACTAGATGGATCAGGTGTCACTGTAACGTAAacacacaacaggaaatgataaataaattgtgattattattaattattataatgTTAATCATACTGTAGGGACAAAGCAGTGGAAAAGAGCCAAAGTGCACTGCTGTTAAATTATGTTCCGTTGCTTGATAAATAACTGATGGCATACTGCTGCATTTCTTTTGCCAGGTCCACAAAAAAGGTTCATGCAATATCATTTTTCAGCTCAGAGTTATTAAAATTGCACTGAAAACTTTACAGTTTAATGGAGGTTTAAAGAAATGAGCCATAAAATGGTTTATTTAAACTTGTAACTATGGGAAAAACACGAGACGATTGAGTGATTTTATCTCATCATGTCTGCAGAAGAGTGAGAGAGTTCAGAACTGGTTTTCACTGGCATTTTGCACAGTATACTCTGGAGTACAAtagactgaaaataaaaaataaaaattgcacACAAGACGCTGATTAGATAGGTAAAGTTGGTACAACATTCATAGATTTGAACGTTTGGCATAAATGGCCACATTCACATGACGcttttaattcctctttaaatctgaataaaatgaCTATATAAAACACTTCACTTTGTATGGTTTTAATAAAAGCATCAGAATTCAGCTGAAGTTACTTCAACTAGGAAATTCACATTATATAGCAGGACATTAataattgggttttttttttaatttgtagaaTACTAATTTAGGATGGTATATTTCAATTGAATTATAGTTGTTTGAAATAGTAATTCTGAGTAGTTGAGTCTAGAGCACATCTTAGTTTCATTTTCAAGTTCTCTTTACACAAGTTAATTAAACTCAAATATAAGTGTGCTTTTCTGAGTAAACTGTTGTTAGAAGAACATAAGCCTACCTGTATATGTACATGTTACTTGAAAATTGTAAGACAATAGgtttgcatgcatttttttaagcATGGTCGCCTTAAAATTCACAGTTTACAGTCAATTTACAGCGAATTTGCTTATCTTTGCCAAGTGCATCAGGTTCTTTGGAGTCCGTCCAAAATCACCAGCTTATCTTGGAGGAAGCTCTGGTGCGCACATGCCCAGTTTCATGTATAAATAGCCCCACACTTTGAGCGTTCAGCTTTCACCGATCAAGAGTCAAGATGAGTCTCAGTGCTAAGGACAAAGATACAGTCAGGGCTTTGTGGGCCAAAGTGACCCCCAAAGCTGCGGACATCGGAGCCGATGCTATCGGCAGGTGAATGTCACTCCAAAGCTTAGATGCTCGGTGCTCCTTCTGACGCCCATTGGACTTATTCACTCTTGTTTTTATTCCCCTCCAGGATGCTGTGGGTGTACCCGCAGACCAAGACCTACTTTGCCCACTGGAAAGACCTGAACCCCGGCTCTGCACCGGTGAAGAAGCACGGAGCCACCGTGATGTCCGGAATCGCCGATGCTGTGTCCAAGATCGACGACGTGACTGGAGGTCTGGCTGAGCTGAGTAAGCTGCATGCCACCACCCTGAGAGTGGACCCCATGAACTTCAAGGTACCTCAGCATCACTCCACACTATCCTAGATATTATGATTGTCTGGGCAGACACACACCAACCCTGCAGCGGGCATTCTTCATTTCCTATGTGTTTTATATTGAGGAAGGACACACATTAAACACTTATCACGTTCAATAATGGATATATTTGCCATTTTAAATATTACACCCTGTAGTAGTTGCAATATTTATGGTAAGGAGACAAATTAACGGCTGATATTTCCAAGTCTGAGATGTTTGAAGTTTTCTTATCTTGCGACAGATTCTCTCCCACAACATCCTGGTGGTCCTGGCCATCAACTTCCCCAATGACTTCACCCCCGAGGTGCATGTGTCCGTCGACAAGTTCCTGGGCATCCTGACTCGCGCCCTGGCCGACAAGTACCGATGAAGTGCACGAGGAGGCACCAGCAGAAGATGGACAGCAGTACGACCACTCTGAATTCAAATTAAATGTCATTCTAAAACTGATCCATCATTCTTGTCTGCGTGGTGCTGCTTTCAGTTCCTTTAGCCTGATAAAAAGAAATCAAGCATCAATAATCCCAATGCTGGtggacaaaaaaatatttgacaTGCCTTCTGCttagcaaacaaacaaacagaaaagtacAAAAGGAAATAATGTTCTGATTACAGGTGCAAGTAGAAAGTGTGGATGTTGAAAGAGTTCATGAAAATAACAAGTTTCTTGGTGTAATAATAGATGacaaaataaactggaaatctCACTCAAAATATGTACAGAACAAACTGCCAAGAAGCATCTCAGTACTCAGCAAAGTAAAACATACTCTGGACCACAACTCAGTCCACATTCTCTACTGTTCACTGGTTTTACCATATTTCAATTTCTGTGCAGAGGTTTGGGGAAACACTTACAAATGTACACTACAGTCACTATCAATACTGCAAACAAGAGCCATAAGGATAATTCACGATGCCAGTTACAGAGATCACACAAACAGACTCTTCTTGAAATCAAATATACTAAAATTCAATGATCTGGTTCACTTTCAAACAGTTATgcacaaagaaataaatcatcTCCTTCctggaaatgttcaaaaattGTTTTCTAACAGACATGGGGAGTATAATTTGAGGGGGAACAATTTAAAACATCCTTATGTTCGCACAACACTCAGAAAGAAAGTTCTCTGTCTATGTGTAGTGAAGCTGTGGAACGGGTTAGGTGTGGAGGTCAAGCAATGTCTAAGCATCACCCAGTTCAAAAAGAGGTTCAAAAACATGGTtttcacagaggaagaagggcttcGTTGATCATGAGGTGTTTTTcgcagatcattttattttgtctgtaaATGTTAATTTAAATATGCATATTCATGAGGTATTGACATATGTAAATACACAGAACTGCTGACTATTAATTCTTGAGAACAGAAGAAGGAGTAGGATTAAATAAGCATTtgcttcttcctactccttttcggACATGTGAatattgttttgctgttttgactATTTTGATTTGGGgtattttgtttggtttgtcttcatgtctgaaataaagccttcaatcaatcaataaatcgaTAAATTAATTAAGTAAACATCCTCACCAAGCCCAgtttaacaaaaacaagcaaaaagtaTTAAGGAGCTGCATTTATTTACCCAACATGCAGCAGGGACCGTCTGCAAGTCACATGACCTCAGCAACAGTAAAGACAGATTATTGAACATTCGTAatcattattgaaaaaaatcctttgcaataataatttaaaaatatatatgttttgGAAGAGTTATAGCTGTTGTAAGATCAGCAGGACTTTTTTGGATAGGTCGACAAAGATTCATTGATCTACAACATAAAAAATCCATTTGAAATTAAGAAAAGggtttaaagaaataaaaccaaGTGTTGTTATGCAATCCGCAGAAGACAGGTGAAGGCTTTAGTGATATTTTTTATACACGACAGAGAATACCAGTGCCGGTATTCGATATATTTTTGTGGTatctgtcttcactgttgcgGCGGACATGTAATTTGCAGACGGTCCCTGCGCCGCCGCACTGCCTGCTGCACGTCCCGGAGCCCCTGCACTCCCGCGAGgtgatatatatttttcaatCTTGTGCACACAAGATAAGTAGCTTGTGCGCACAACGTAATATCTTGAGCACTCAAGATGATTTGCGCGCACAAGATAAGTAAGTTGTTCGCGCCGCGCACAAGATAAATAACTCAAATATTAACATCCTCTTTTAAAGCGTCTCTCAAGTTTTATTTTCGTTTTCATCTCAGTTAAAACATCGATAACTTCTCTGAAAATAATCTCACTGAATGCCGACAGAACCTGTGGTGACCCGAGAGTTCATGTGGAATCTTTAGAAACACATCTGTGTCAAACTTGTGCGCACCCACCGGCTTCCAGAATGAGGACAGCAGATACCGTCAGGGGGATTTATGGAGTGAAGCTTCTTCTGTACCGGGGCCTCCTCCGGAAAGAGGGCGTGGAATTAAGATTCAGCTTGTTGGGTAGGTGATGGAGAGTTTAATGGAGGTTTATTGGACAAGGCCAGACTTCAGGGAATAACTGCAGTCCAGCCCAGAGCGCTGGGACACTGAGGACTCTTCATCTTGAAGAGGAgctggatatgtgtgtgtgttttgtagctGTGTTCCTTGTGATAAAGATGTACTTGTGGGAACTGGGCTTACCAGAAAGCCCCTGGAAGCTACTGATCTTGATGACTAgatggtgttgctgttgttgttttagccTACCAGCAATAAGTTTCCCACCATGTCAtcagaaaataaacagtttcCATCTGTTTCCAATCTGTTTGAAAAAGCTTTAAATAAGTTTATCATTTGAACATAAATAACAGTAAATAGAAATAATGGAGAAATTCCTTACTTTTCCTCAAAAATGTACTGAAAAGTGtagtctttattttcttcttctgaagtTGTTCAGATGGTTTCATTAGATTACAATATAAATATTAGTCCCTGTGAGTACTTTTAAGCAGATGcagctgtttctgtctctgtctctattCAGAACCATCTTTAGCGCTGAATTAATTTTGATGTTATGCAACTTTTAACTACTTTTCACAACTCCAAACAAACAATCATTTATCACTACACTTACAGTTTAAGTGTATTTAGTCttgtttatttgtgtctttGATCAATGGACGGTTACATTGCAATGAGGCGTCATTGTGAACATGGGCCTCAAGCGAAAGGCCGAAGGCTAATTATGATCACAGGTGAGGACAAAGTGTGGAGGGTCAGAGAAACACGCTGCCACCGACACACAGCAACAACCGCAGCAGCACAGTCGGCTAATATTAATAACTATGCTAATATTATTTCTGCTGCTCCGTAGACAGCTGTTGttgataaaaatgaacttgtagcatcGTGTCCACTTCACACTGATGGGAAAGAGGCTTCTTTTGTGTCTTAATATCATTTTGTTGGCGCTATAGGCCATGATtacatgaggttttttttttttgtttattttgaattaagTAATTTGGAGTGAAAGTGTTCtcttttgtgtttacatgggaaacacatttattcaccTCTTTATTCCACCTTAACTTGGGCGGATGTGATATATTTACATCTACTGCAAGTTTCCTGTCTTTATTTCTcaattaactttgatgctacagcctTAAAAAAGCCTTATCATCTGCTCTTTTCATTACATCAATTTCTTCTGAGGCTCCCATAAAAGATTTCATGTTTAAAACAGATGACTTAATCAGAAcataatttcttttattttactttactgttttttggggggcagAAGGCATCATTTCAATTATTTCTTCGTCCCCGAACATTGACTGTCAAACAGATTATTGATGGCCTGATGTTGGATAACCTCTTGGTAGCCTGAATAGGGGATATTATTTTGTTATATAACATTCAGATGAGACAAATCTAAATTATTAGGGATTTTTGACAAGACGTTTCAAGTATCTTGGCTATACCAAGCATCCTATTTATGGAAATCTAAATGACTTCACCCCAGGTTATTTCTGCTTTACAAGATGGATCATTTGTGTAAGTACTTTCAACTATGCATTTAATCCTAATTTGAGACCCTGATTTCTATATTATGAATCCAATTTGATATTCAGAAACAATCAGACGGAATTATCCAACCCTTCATATTCAAGCCGAATAGGAAACCCGAATTTGCCATTTCTTTTTATCAGGTTAAAGGAACTGAAAGCAGCACCACACAGACAAGAATGATGGATCAGTTTTAGAATGACATTTAATTTGAATTCAGAGTGGTCGTACTGCTGTCCATCCTCTGCTGGTGCCTCCTCGTGCACTTCATCGGTACTTGTCGGCCAGGGCGCGAGTCAGGATGCCCAGGAACTTGTCGACGGACACATGCACCTCGGGGGTGAAGTCATTGGGGAAGTTGATGGCCAGGACCACCAGGATGTTGTGGGAGAGAATCTGTCGCAAGATAAGAAAACTTCAAACATCTCAGACTTGGAAATATCAGCCGTTAATTTGTCTCCTTACCATAAATATTGCAACTACTACAGGGTGTAATATTTAAAATGGCAAATATGTCCATTATTGAACGTGATAAGTGTTTAATGTGTGTCCTTCCTCAATATAAAACACATAGGAAATGAAGAATGCCCGCTGCAGGGTTGGTGTGTGTCTGCCCAGACAATCATAATATCTAGGATAGTGTGGAGTGATGCTGAGGTACCTTGAAGTTCATGGGGTCCACTCTCAGGGTGGTGGCATGCAGCTTACTCAGCTCAGAAAGACCTCCAGTCACGTCGTCGATCTTGGACACAGCATCGGCGATTCCGGACATCACGGTGGCTCCGTGCTTCTTCACCGGTGCAGAGCCGGGGTTCAGGTCTTTCCAGTGGGCAAAGTAGGTCTTGGTCTGCGGGTACACCCACAGCATCCTGGAGGGGAATAAAAACAAGAGTGAATAAGTCCAATGGGCGTCAGAAGGAGCACCGAGCATCTAAGCTTTGGAGTGACATTCACCTGCCGATAGCATCGGCTCCGATGTCCGCAGCTTTGGGGGTCACTTTGGCCCACAAAGCCCTGACTGTATCTTTGTCCTTAGCACTGAGACTCATCTTGACTTTTGATCGGTGAAAGCTGAACGCTCAAAGTGTGGGGCTATTTATACATGAAACTGGGCATGTGCGCACCAGAGCTTCCTCCAAGATAAGCTGGTGATTTTGGACGGACTCCAGAGAACCTGATGCACTTGGCAAAGATAAGCAAATTCGCTGTAAATTGACTGTAAACTGTGAATTTTAAGTTGATTGTGCTTAAAAAATTCATGCAAACCTATTGTCTTGCAATTTTCAAGTAACATGTACATACAGTTAGGTATAAGTTCTTCTAACAACAGTTTACTCAATACAGCACACTTATATTTGAGTTTAATTAACTTGTGTAAAGAGAACTTGAAAATGAAACTAAGATGTACTATAGACTCGACTACTCAGAATTACTACTTCAAGCAACTATAATTTTAATTGAAATACATACTTTTCTAAATCAGTATTCTTAAAATTCTATTATTTATGTTGGGCTAATGAATGTGAAtcagtaaaaaataaagtttaccGGTCCAAGTATCACAGTTTGAAGGAATCAGAGTGTTTTGTCAAGCGTTTGGGTAACCcagctggattattgtaattCCCTGTTAACGGCTTCTCCGAGCAACTGTCTAATCAGTCTTCATCttattcaaaatgctgcagcaagagttctgacaaGCACGAGGAGAGATCCCATCAGCCCAAtgttagcttctcttcactggcttcctgtttaatctagaatagaattcaaaatccttCTCTTAACCCATAAAGCTCAGTGAGCGGATCAATGCTGAACTGACTCAGAAAAACAATCTGTTTGTActgtccttttctctctttccatccCCTCACCcgaaccggaatagcagaaagccgccacctctgagtctggttctgcaaaggtttcttccttctAAAATGGAGTTTTGCTTCTCTAGTTGctttgcttgctcatgtggaactgttgggctTTCCCTTTGAAAATGTGCTGTGTTTTGTGCAacgtaaataaagctgaattgaactggaTTTAAAGTGAGTCCAAACAATGCACACTGAGTTCAGTCTCTAACCTTGTTCATCACCATATTTCCCTCGAGGACCACAGCAGTTGAGGCTCGGACCTCAGACCGACAGTCTCCACTGACACCAACCGTGATCACACGGCGTCTTCTACCTGAAGAACTTGTCTCTTTGCAGCAAAGACCTGACTTTGCTGCAAAGAGACAAGTTCTTGAGACGCTGCCCGTCTGACCCGACTCCGGAGGAGCAGTTAGATATGATGAGGATGACATGAGGTCAACGACTTCTTCAAGTTGTGACTCTTTTAAGTTACGGCTTTGGCAAAGCCATCTGAGTAGTTAAATAGATCGATCCTTACTAAAGCCGTCTTGAAGATTTCTCCACAGTTGTCCCCAAGAAGCATTGGGATGCGCCATATTTGTAGCCTAATGATAAATGTACGAATGTAAGAATGTACACTAGTAGTACTAGCAAGGCCCAAAATGTCCACTTGTTATAGGAGACAATCTGAGCATCGCTAGTAGTATAGCGATGTGTTACTGCAAGTAAGCTACATTGCACCTACTAGTATAACCAGTACTGCTAGTGAGGCTCAAATTGTCTCCTAGTACTAGTAAGAGTCAGAGTGAGCactattttgaatattttttaccATATTAATACTACTAGTAAGGACATAAGTGCTCCCAAGTTGAACTAGTAAAAGCCAAAGTGCCTACTAGTAGCACTAATTGCACAAGATGCTAGTTTGAAGATGGGAAGAATGACACATTAAGTCTTCCTATTGGCCCtttaatgcaaaataaataGTACAGACCAGTCAAGACTCAAGATTTATTGGACTGCCTCATTTGGATTCATTTTGTGCACTAGTACTTGTTGGCCCTAAGAAATGCAGCGAGTAACGGAGAGCATATGAAGTGCCGTCTGAACCTAAAGGCGTGGCGCtcctcagagagcagggagataaTGTAGTGCAGCAGAGCTGTGTTTCACTTTCTGAATTACTGAACTGTGTTTTCAATACTCGAGGCAAGGCAACCATTTTCGAGCTCTATTGGACAGCACTATTGCGCTCCAGCAACTGGAactttctgtgaggagttttcaCATCCCTCTTGCAAATGGAAAAACTTCCACTGTGCAAAATAATGCATGAAGTTACAGTGATAATGCCTGAGGTGGACTgactgactctctctctctgttatcCGGGTAATTCTTTTCAGGTGAAATGAGATGAAAAATCTTTGCTGCATGCTGCATCAGGTAAGAGTTCAGGAGGGATGCTGAGAGATAAGTCAGTCTATCCACAACACTAAATGAAGCATGTGCATTGTTACTGTGTTTGGTGATAATCTGAGAGAAGAAGGACTCTGTGACCCTTTTAAGTTCCAGGTCGAACATTCAGAGTGCTTCTTTGCAGATTTCACTGCCTGCGTTCTGCATGTCTGAATTTTCAGGGATGTTCTTCTTCCTTATCTTCTGGATTATCTTCTGGATTATCTACTCACCCCACTGCTcaaaaagcctcatctcaacccagcccagtCTCACTTCTGCCATTCCTGTCGAAAATACCGGAtgctcagtatttaaccaagtctctgaacatctgcggaacaacaacctgcttgacccttttcagtcaggcttcagatgcgaccactccacTGACACTGCACTCCTATCAGTGAAGTATCTCTGCAGCTGGCAAGAGCTCCTGGTCTTTCCTCTTTCCTACTGCTGCTGAACTTGTCTGCTGCCGTTGACACagtgaaccatcaaatcctctTATCCACACTCTCTGACCTAGGCCTCTCAGGTTCTGTCCTGTTgtggcctatcaacaggggtccctcaggggtctgtGCTTGgtcccttactcttctctctgtacaccacctcacttggtgcagtgattcactcccatggcttctcctaccaccgttatgctgacgacactcagctcttcctctcttttccacctgacgacatgacagtctcagctcggatatcagcatgtctggctgatatctccacctggatgaaggaacgccaccttcagctaaatctgtctaagactgaactcatggtctttccagcttgtccatctgtccagcctcagatcagcgTCCAACTTCACTggagcctacttgtgcccacaaactcagccagaaacctgggtgtcatgattgatgaccagctgacctttaaggttcacgtggcctcagtttctcggtcttgtcgtcatgccctctacaacatcaggaagatcagacccttcctgacccgaCAGGCCACACaacttctggttcaggctcttgTGAtgtctctcttctggcgggtctccctgcatgtacagtcaaacctctacagatgatccagaatgcagcagcacgtctggtcttcaaccagcccaaaagagctcatgtcactcccctgttcatctcccttcactggcttccagttgcaaccagaatcaaattcaaatatctcctcctggcttacaaaacatttacaagaaCAGCTCCAGcctacctgg includes these proteins:
- the LOC115386851 gene encoding hemoglobin embryonic subunit alpha-like; translation: MSLSAKDKDTVRALWAKVTPKAADIGADAIGRMLWVYPQTKTYFAHWKDLNPGSAPVKKHGATVMSGIADAVSKIDDVTGGLAELSKLHATTLRVDPMNFKILSHNILVVLAINFPNDFTPEVHVSVDKFLGILTRALADKYR
- the LOC115386852 gene encoding hemoglobin embryonic subunit alpha-like, whose protein sequence is MSLSAKDKDTVRALWAKVTPKAADIGADAIGRMLWVYPQTKTYFAHWKDLNPGSAPVKKHGATVMSGIADAVSKIDDVTGGLSELSKLHATTLRVDPMNFKILSHNILVVLAINFPNDFTPEVHVSVDKFLGILTRALADKYR